One genomic segment of Alphaproteobacteria bacterium HT1-32 includes these proteins:
- a CDS encoding DUF2309 family protein codes for MTNVQAATGIPQHDLKNAIDAAGRMIPPSWPLDTSVAVNPFFGQGTDSLANVAARLGRISDVSVVMPRDWYQNKIASGEIVDADLQDALEASLHKDKPSGVLELKTAAESSTNKSPALPTITSLATRQSDIDWCAFMEDRLGLWAGGYFDQGQALWAASRRSGAWKSWCAWATHDLSPQIQGLRNFPGYVDLLPETPVDAIAGITDRLGIPESAFASYFHQLLLSLGGWAQYARHELWKAELAGRTDNTLTELLAIRLCWEEALYLQYEEQIAVQWQETVKQHAEPLKPSPDQIIDEILQEAAERASQRNLSGMLSSELPSTTTAPPPQLQAAFCIDVRSEVYRRALESVDPSVQTLGFAGFFGLFTRHRRFGSDIEENRFPVLLNSTLTSCSGKADDPSEKSHRYQARSDRAWGRFKLAAVSSFAFVEAMGPAYLFKLLRDALGLQSMQGACDPAPRFEPDLDIRTRIDAAETILRAMSLTAGFGKVVLIAGHGGNVVNNPFASGLHCGACGGYAGDVNARLLALILNDPDVRSGLTKRKIEIPDDTLFVGALHDTTTDRVTLFDQDGDYGSHADILKKTRDWLDKAGIIAREERKLRLPGAGSEKDVLARAHNWAEVRPEWGLAGCQAFIAAPRLRTSAHKLDGRAFLHNYDWKNDAANKFGVLELIMTAPVVVASWISLQYYGSTVAPDVFGSGNKLLHNVVGGIGVLEGNGGKMRAGLPWQSVHDGNSFAHQPLRLSVCIEAPVEAMTAILQRHDSVRALFDNRWLHLFALDDTGRMASRYKGNLTWEPVITKESENLHIKVPA; via the coding sequence ATGACTAATGTACAGGCCGCAACCGGCATCCCGCAGCATGATTTGAAAAATGCAATCGATGCGGCCGGAAGAATGATTCCCCCCTCCTGGCCACTGGATACATCGGTTGCGGTTAATCCCTTTTTCGGTCAGGGCACAGACAGCCTGGCAAATGTGGCCGCACGCCTTGGGCGCATCAGTGATGTCAGTGTCGTTATGCCGCGAGACTGGTATCAGAACAAAATTGCTTCAGGCGAGATCGTTGACGCCGATCTTCAGGACGCCCTGGAAGCGTCTCTCCACAAGGACAAGCCTTCGGGGGTCCTGGAACTGAAGACGGCGGCAGAATCCAGCACTAACAAGTCACCGGCATTGCCAACAATCACCAGTCTGGCAACCCGGCAATCAGATATCGATTGGTGCGCCTTCATGGAGGACCGCCTCGGGCTCTGGGCTGGCGGGTATTTTGATCAGGGTCAGGCATTATGGGCGGCGTCACGCCGTTCCGGTGCATGGAAGTCATGGTGTGCCTGGGCAACGCATGATTTATCTCCGCAGATACAGGGCTTAAGGAATTTTCCCGGCTATGTTGACCTGTTGCCTGAAACGCCGGTCGATGCGATCGCAGGAATAACTGACAGACTTGGTATCCCTGAAAGTGCCTTCGCCAGCTATTTTCATCAGTTGCTGCTCTCTCTTGGAGGCTGGGCACAATATGCCCGTCATGAACTGTGGAAAGCAGAACTGGCCGGCAGGACTGACAACACCCTGACGGAACTGCTGGCCATTCGGCTTTGTTGGGAGGAGGCGCTTTACCTTCAGTATGAAGAACAAATCGCGGTCCAGTGGCAGGAGACCGTGAAGCAGCATGCCGAGCCTCTGAAACCGTCGCCGGACCAGATCATTGACGAGATACTTCAGGAAGCCGCCGAAAGGGCGAGCCAACGCAATCTGTCCGGAATGTTGAGTTCTGAGCTGCCCTCAACGACAACGGCTCCCCCTCCTCAGTTACAGGCGGCTTTCTGTATTGATGTTCGTTCGGAAGTATATCGACGGGCGCTTGAGTCTGTTGACCCGTCTGTTCAGACCCTCGGATTTGCCGGCTTCTTTGGTCTGTTCACCAGACACAGGCGGTTTGGCTCGGATATCGAAGAAAACCGCTTTCCTGTTTTGCTGAATTCGACGCTGACATCCTGCTCCGGCAAGGCAGATGATCCTTCAGAAAAGTCGCATCGTTATCAGGCGCGCTCTGACAGGGCATGGGGACGTTTCAAACTGGCTGCGGTTTCTTCATTTGCTTTTGTTGAAGCTATGGGCCCGGCCTATCTGTTTAAACTTTTGCGTGATGCGCTTGGCCTGCAATCCATGCAAGGGGCCTGTGACCCTGCACCACGTTTTGAGCCGGACCTTGATATCCGGACACGTATAGATGCAGCGGAAACCATTCTGAGGGCAATGTCCCTGACGGCGGGGTTTGGCAAAGTCGTACTGATTGCCGGACATGGCGGCAATGTTGTTAACAACCCCTTCGCCAGCGGCCTGCACTGTGGCGCCTGTGGCGGATATGCAGGTGATGTGAATGCGAGATTGCTCGCTCTTATTCTAAATGATCCGGATGTCCGGTCCGGACTGACAAAGCGCAAAATAGAGATTCCGGATGATACGCTTTTCGTCGGCGCGCTACATGATACCACGACGGACAGGGTGACTCTTTTTGATCAGGACGGAGATTACGGCAGTCACGCAGATATCCTCAAGAAGACGCGCGACTGGCTGGACAAAGCCGGCATTATTGCCCGCGAAGAGCGTAAGCTCCGGTTGCCGGGTGCGGGTAGCGAAAAAGATGTACTGGCGCGTGCTCATAACTGGGCAGAAGTGCGTCCTGAATGGGGGCTTGCCGGCTGTCAGGCGTTCATAGCTGCTCCCAGATTGCGGACATCCGCTCATAAACTGGATGGCCGGGCCTTTCTTCATAATTATGACTGGAAGAATGACGCAGCCAACAAGTTTGGTGTTCTCGAACTTATTATGACAGCCCCGGTTGTGGTGGCGAGCTGGATCAGCCTGCAATATTACGGATCAACTGTTGCGCCTGATGTTTTCGGTTCAGGAAACAAGCTTCTTCATAACGTTGTTGGCGGTATCGGCGTGCTGGAAGGTAATGGAGGAAAAATGCGGGCAGGGCTGCCATGGCAGTCAGTGCATGACGGTAACAGCTTCGCGCATCAGCCTCTTCGCCTATCTGTCTGCATCGAAGCTCCTGTCGAAGCGATGACGGCAATTCTTCAAAGGCACGACTCTGTTCGCGCGTTG
- a CDS encoding oxidoreductase has product MILLSRNKNTAFLSKIAESVAFLVFVLAVSATFVLYQAGPGTSSLLGVAGVGLSARVDVISGTMLCLVTFIGWIVLRYSASYLEGEARQGSFIGWMAATLACVLMVVSSGNLFQLAVFWIATSLCLHKLLLFYPDRRPAIRAARKKFIIARVADITMISAGILLYFSYNTTDIATILDQARNSEGTLYVTLAAVLIAVSALLKSAQFPTHGWLTEVMETPTPVSALLHAGVINAGGFLLIRFADVMLLAPGVLAVLVMVGGFTAILGGAVMLTQSAVKTSLAWSTVSQMGFMIMQCGLALFPLALLHIVAHSLYKAHAFLASGSAVDLVAANRRPGPIAIPNGKAVIRAFIAALIIYAAVGFGFGFEDKSPQSVALGAILIFGVAYLIAQGLADDAPRALTLRTSLYALVASVSYFVLQLGAEYISVGSLPGTPAPGPLEWALIILALISFGLVALAQSMFPLWAYHPATAGLRVHLANGLYFNTVFDRLLDGWAIPGNQNKPHKEASQ; this is encoded by the coding sequence ATGATTTTATTAAGCAGAAATAAAAATACGGCCTTTTTATCAAAAATTGCCGAATCAGTGGCCTTTCTTGTCTTCGTTCTGGCGGTGTCTGCAACGTTTGTTCTTTATCAGGCAGGTCCAGGAACCAGTTCACTGCTTGGCGTTGCCGGTGTCGGCCTCAGTGCGCGGGTTGATGTGATTAGTGGCACAATGCTTTGCCTTGTGACCTTTATCGGCTGGATCGTACTGCGTTACTCCGCTTCTTACCTTGAAGGGGAGGCAAGGCAGGGAAGCTTTATCGGGTGGATGGCAGCAACGCTGGCATGTGTCCTGATGGTGGTCTCCAGCGGAAATCTTTTCCAACTGGCGGTTTTCTGGATTGCGACCAGCCTGTGTCTTCACAAACTGCTTCTGTTTTATCCGGACAGGCGGCCTGCCATTCGTGCAGCGCGCAAGAAGTTCATCATTGCGCGTGTTGCTGATATCACAATGATCTCTGCGGGCATCCTTCTTTACTTCAGTTATAACACCACGGACATCGCAACCATTCTGGATCAGGCCAGAAACAGCGAAGGGACACTATATGTCACTTTGGCTGCTGTGCTGATCGCGGTGTCTGCGCTTCTGAAATCAGCACAGTTTCCGACGCATGGCTGGCTGACGGAGGTCATGGAAACGCCAACCCCGGTGTCTGCCCTTTTGCATGCCGGCGTCATCAACGCTGGCGGATTTCTGCTGATACGGTTTGCGGATGTGATGCTGCTGGCGCCCGGGGTGCTTGCTGTTCTGGTGATGGTCGGAGGGTTTACGGCAATCCTTGGCGGCGCCGTTATGCTGACGCAATCAGCGGTCAAGACCTCCCTCGCATGGTCAACGGTCAGTCAGATGGGCTTTATGATCATGCAATGTGGTCTCGCCCTGTTTCCGCTGGCTCTGCTGCATATCGTTGCCCACTCACTTTACAAGGCACATGCGTTTCTGGCTTCCGGATCGGCTGTTGATCTGGTTGCCGCCAACCGGCGCCCGGGTCCGATTGCCATACCGAATGGAAAGGCTGTCATCAGGGCATTCATTGCTGCGCTGATCATTTATGCCGCGGTTGGATTTGGTTTCGGATTTGAAGACAAGTCACCGCAATCCGTCGCTTTAGGCGCCATTCTGATCTTTGGGGTCGCCTATCTGATAGCGCAGGGGCTGGCAGATGATGCCCCGCGGGCGCTGACGTTACGTACCAGCCTTTATGCCCTGGTCGCATCCGTCAGCTACTTCGTCCTGCAACTTGGTGCAGAGTATATATCCGTCGGGTCACTTCCCGGAACACCGGCGCCCGGTCCGCTTGAGTGGGCTCTGATCATTCTGGCTCTTATCAGCTTTGGACTGGTGGCGCTGGCTCAGTCAATGTTTCCGTTATGGGCTTATCACCCGGCAACGGCAGGGCTGCGGGTGCATCTTGCAAACGGCCTCTACTTTAACACGGTTTTTGATCGGCTGCTTGATGGCTGGGCTATCCCCGGTAACCAGAACAAACCTCACAAGGAGGCTTCCCAATGA
- a CDS encoding LysR family transcriptional regulator, whose protein sequence is MADMNYHHLYYFHVVAREGHLTRAAELLNVSQSALSSQIRQLEERFGQQLFERRGRALHLTEAGRIALDHSETIFSVGRELLATLQQTGFSRQPLRVGAIATLSRNFQLTFLKPLLGRSDVEIILRAGSAGELLNALITLQLDLVLTNQEPQTDAISPFITHKLDEQTVSLIGVPGLCKKKMSLSERLATCPLVLPTRSSGVRRGFDALASRLGVVPQIAAEIDDMAMMRLMAREGAGIAVIPPIVVKDELEASMLTEVDQLPDITETFFAITVERRFPNPLLKTLFS, encoded by the coding sequence ATGGCGGATATGAATTACCATCATCTGTATTATTTTCATGTGGTCGCCCGCGAAGGCCACCTGACGCGCGCAGCTGAATTACTGAATGTTTCCCAGTCAGCCCTCTCTTCTCAAATACGGCAGCTTGAAGAACGCTTCGGACAGCAGCTTTTTGAACGGCGGGGTCGCGCCCTCCATCTGACTGAGGCCGGACGGATCGCACTTGATCACTCCGAAACAATTTTTTCTGTCGGACGAGAGCTGCTGGCCACTCTCCAGCAGACCGGCTTTTCACGTCAGCCTTTGCGCGTCGGAGCGATTGCAACCCTATCGAGAAATTTTCAGCTGACTTTCCTGAAGCCGCTTTTGGGTCGCTCGGATGTCGAGATCATATTGCGGGCAGGTAGCGCAGGAGAACTTCTGAACGCACTGATTACGCTACAGCTTGATCTGGTTCTGACCAATCAGGAGCCGCAGACTGATGCGATCAGCCCTTTTATCACTCATAAACTTGATGAACAGACAGTCAGTCTCATTGGCGTGCCCGGGCTTTGCAAAAAGAAGATGTCCCTGTCGGAGCGACTGGCCACCTGCCCCCTTGTACTGCCAACCCGGTCAAGCGGAGTGAGGCGGGGGTTTGATGCGCTTGCAAGCCGACTGGGTGTCGTGCCTCAAATCGCGGCAGAAATTGATGATATGGCGATGATGCGGCTTATGGCACGAGAAGGCGCCGGGATTGCGGTTATCCCGCCGATTGTTGTGAAGGACGAACTGGAAGCCAGCATGCTCACGGAGGTCGACCAGTTGCCTGACATTACGGAAACGTTTTTTGCAATTACAGTTGAAAGACGTTTCCCCAATCCGCTTCTAAAAACTCTGTTTTCATAG
- a CDS encoding DUF2237 family protein, whose translation MSGDNRQRNVLGGKLQSCSLEPLTGFYRDGCCATGPGDRGLHLVCAVMTDDFLAFSKERGNDLSTPMPEFSFPGLKAGDRWCLCLARWIEAHQAGVAPNLILEATHAHTLNAVSLDVLRGYAAEG comes from the coding sequence ATGTCCGGTGACAATCGCCAGCGCAACGTACTCGGCGGCAAACTGCAAAGCTGTTCGCTGGAGCCGCTGACCGGCTTCTATCGCGACGGCTGCTGCGCCACCGGGCCGGGTGACCGCGGGCTGCATCTGGTCTGCGCCGTCATGACCGACGACTTCCTCGCCTTCTCGAAAGAACGCGGCAATGATCTCTCAACCCCGATGCCCGAATTCAGTTTCCCCGGCCTGAAAGCCGGCGACCGCTGGTGCCTCTGCCTCGCCCGCTGGATCGAGGCGCATCAGGCCGGTGTCGCCCCCAACCTCATTCTCGAAGCCACCCACGCCCACACCCTGAACGCCGTCAGCCTGGATGTGCTGCGGGGCTACGCGGCGGAGGGGTGA
- a CDS encoding LysR family transcriptional regulator: MNTTWLEDLQALAETLNFSQAAEKRNITQPAFGRRIRSLEDWCGTALVDRSGYRLRLTLAGEIMLEAAADITRRLERVRHDFVQIRAETATVTFAATHALSFVYFPKWIQGLGPATSTMPIRLLSDNMNECERIMLEGQAQFLLCHYHEASGNRLESQNYRYIELSSDQMIPVSGRNEKGEALYRLPGSPEMPVPRLAYEEKSGMGRILSRNLSGRGDDLHLRTVFTSHLAMALKALAADGKGVAWIPESLALDEMGPAGRLTPAGPDDWSVDVKIILIRSRARLSEMAERFWDLIQRDSGA; the protein is encoded by the coding sequence ATGAATACGACCTGGCTGGAAGACCTTCAGGCTCTGGCCGAGACGCTGAATTTCTCGCAGGCGGCTGAGAAACGGAACATTACACAACCTGCCTTCGGACGCCGGATCCGGTCGCTGGAAGACTGGTGCGGGACGGCGCTTGTCGACCGTTCGGGATACCGGTTGCGGCTGACACTTGCGGGCGAAATTATGCTGGAGGCGGCGGCGGATATTACCCGCCGTCTGGAGCGCGTGCGCCATGATTTCGTGCAGATCCGTGCCGAGACGGCGACGGTGACTTTCGCGGCGACGCATGCGCTTTCGTTCGTTTATTTCCCGAAATGGATTCAGGGGCTCGGGCCTGCGACCTCGACCATGCCGATCCGGCTGCTGTCGGACAATATGAATGAATGTGAAAGAATCATGCTGGAGGGGCAGGCCCAGTTTCTGCTGTGCCACTACCATGAAGCCAGCGGCAACCGGCTGGAGTCACAGAACTACCGGTATATTGAACTGTCTTCCGACCAGATGATTCCGGTCAGCGGCAGGAATGAGAAGGGTGAAGCCCTCTACCGCCTGCCGGGGTCGCCGGAGATGCCGGTTCCGCGTCTGGCTTATGAGGAAAAGTCGGGAATGGGGCGCATTCTGTCCCGTAATCTGTCCGGACGGGGCGATGATCTCCATCTCAGGACGGTTTTCACATCGCATCTGGCAATGGCGCTCAAGGCGCTTGCGGCAGATGGCAAAGGTGTGGCCTGGATTCCGGAAAGTCTGGCGCTGGATGAAATGGGCCCGGCGGGTCGCCTGACACCGGCCGGGCCGGACGACTGGTCGGTTGATGTGAAAATCATTCTTATCCGGTCCCGCGCCCGGTTGTCGGAAATGGCCGAGAGATTCTGGGATCTGATACAAAGGGACAGCGGAGCCTGA
- a CDS encoding mandelate racemase: MRILDVCEVTKPISSPIRNAYIDFSKMTASLVAVVTDVVRDGRRVVGYGFNSNGRYGQGGLIRERFRDRILEAAPESLLNDAGSNLDPHKIWATMMMNEKPGGHGERSVAVGTIDMAIWDAVAKIEGKPLFRLLAEQTGQEANPRVFVYAAGGYYYPGKDNSALCKEMRGYLDRGYNVVKMKIGGASIDEDRGRIESVLREIGSEAQLAVDANGRFDLETGIAYAKMLRDYPLFWYEEIGDPLDYALQAAISEFYDAPMATGENLFSHQDARNLLRYGGMRADRDFLQFDCALAYGLVEYLRTLDVLRQFGWSPTRCIPHGGHQMSLNIAAGLGLGGNESYPDLFQPYGGFPDGVKVIDGHITMPDLPGIGFEGKSDLIKVMRELAE; the protein is encoded by the coding sequence ATGCGAATTCTTGATGTTTGCGAAGTCACGAAACCTATCTCCTCACCCATTCGCAATGCCTATATCGATTTCAGCAAAATGACCGCCAGTCTGGTGGCAGTTGTCACGGATGTGGTCAGGGACGGACGCCGCGTTGTCGGCTACGGCTTCAACTCCAACGGCCGCTATGGTCAGGGGGGCCTGATCCGCGAGCGGTTCCGGGATCGCATTCTGGAAGCCGCCCCGGAAAGCCTGCTGAATGACGCCGGCAGCAATCTCGATCCGCACAAGATCTGGGCGACCATGATGATGAATGAAAAGCCCGGCGGCCATGGTGAGCGGTCGGTTGCGGTCGGCACCATCGACATGGCGATCTGGGACGCGGTTGCCAAGATCGAGGGCAAGCCGCTCTTTCGCCTGCTGGCCGAGCAGACCGGACAGGAAGCCAATCCCAGGGTTTTCGTCTATGCCGCCGGTGGCTACTACTATCCCGGCAAGGACAACAGCGCCCTCTGCAAGGAAATGCGCGGCTATCTCGACCGCGGCTACAACGTGGTCAAGATGAAGATCGGCGGCGCCTCGATTGACGAGGACCGGGGCCGCATTGAATCCGTACTCAGGGAAATCGGCTCGGAAGCACAGCTCGCCGTGGATGCAAATGGCCGGTTCGATCTGGAAACCGGCATTGCCTACGCCAAGATGCTGCGCGACTACCCGTTGTTCTGGTACGAGGAAATCGGCGATCCGCTCGACTATGCCCTGCAGGCCGCGATATCCGAATTCTATGATGCGCCGATGGCGACCGGCGAAAACCTGTTCTCGCATCAGGATGCCCGCAATCTGCTACGCTATGGCGGCATGCGTGCGGACCGCGATTTTCTCCAGTTCGACTGCGCGCTGGCCTATGGTCTGGTCGAATATCTCCGCACGCTGGATGTCCTGCGCCAGTTCGGCTGGTCCCCCACACGCTGCATCCCGCATGGCGGCCACCAGATGTCCCTCAATATCGCGGCCGGCCTCGGCCTTGGCGGCAACGAAAGCTACCCCGACCTGTTCCAGCCCTATGGCGGCTTCCCCGACGGCGTCAAGGTCATCGACGGCCATATCACCATGCCGGACCTGCCGGGAATCGGCTTTGAAGGCAAATCCGACCTGATCAAGGTCATGCGCGAACTTGCGGAGTGA
- a CDS encoding AAA family ATPase, with translation MVCELSHILATHKGAGYVVAPAGYGKTYLIAESTARCVGRQLILTHTYAGVNALRNKMRMLSVKDNLYHIDTIASWSLRLTLAYSYTSNWNVVCPADNEQWSALYVACGELLDHEFIRRIVRASYTGVFVDEYQDCSVGQHSILLKLARDLPSRILGDPLQGIFDFRGQNPVSWRQDVDANFECLGVLKIPHRWRQSGRGELGEWLSSIRTKLEQGQPIDLRENRPQSVRYISSGTDPQTLLRSQGNACRYFRCAPMQTVIAIHRGSQEYKAKCHRLSRSLSGMYSSIEEVEGRDLFLFIRRINAAQTAAACLQEVIAFAKKCMTAVAKNLPAATLRGEAVGIRANTRNPDAAGKANAFLDAPTSAAMARFIEVLKETEGVRVVRADLLNRAMGVLRKHVLHPDISLGEAADKYHREFRYKGRLASGRRKLIGTTLLVKGLEFDHAIVLDATSLSKKELYVALTRGARSLTVISTNPVLSPLE, from the coding sequence ATAGTGTGTGAACTTTCACATATTTTAGCCACGCACAAGGGGGCGGGCTATGTCGTGGCGCCCGCCGGATACGGGAAAACCTATTTGATTGCAGAATCAACGGCTCGGTGCGTTGGACGACAATTAATTCTAACTCACACTTATGCAGGCGTGAACGCCCTGAGAAACAAGATGCGTATGTTGAGTGTGAAAGACAATCTCTATCACATTGACACAATAGCAAGTTGGTCGTTACGGCTTACCCTTGCCTATTCATACACGTCAAACTGGAATGTTGTTTGTCCCGCAGACAACGAACAGTGGAGTGCGTTGTACGTCGCATGTGGAGAACTGCTCGATCATGAGTTTATCCGCAGGATCGTACGCGCATCCTATACGGGGGTCTTTGTCGATGAGTATCAGGACTGCTCGGTCGGCCAACACAGCATTTTGCTAAAGTTAGCGCGTGATTTACCGAGCCGAATACTCGGTGACCCGTTACAAGGAATTTTTGATTTTCGCGGACAGAACCCGGTGAGTTGGAGGCAGGATGTTGATGCAAATTTTGAATGTCTCGGTGTTCTTAAAATACCTCATCGCTGGAGACAGTCAGGGAGAGGCGAGCTTGGTGAATGGCTGTCAAGCATTCGAACAAAACTTGAGCAAGGACAGCCCATTGATCTCCGGGAAAACCGGCCTCAAAGTGTGCGCTATATTTCGTCGGGTACTGATCCTCAGACTCTCTTGCGATCGCAAGGCAACGCCTGCCGATATTTCCGGTGCGCTCCTATGCAAACTGTGATCGCCATTCATAGGGGAAGTCAGGAGTACAAGGCCAAGTGCCATCGGCTTTCGAGGAGTCTCTCTGGTATGTATTCTTCCATTGAAGAGGTTGAAGGTCGGGACCTATTCTTATTTATAAGACGGATTAACGCCGCCCAAACGGCTGCTGCTTGTCTTCAGGAAGTCATCGCCTTTGCCAAAAAATGCATGACTGCCGTTGCGAAAAATCTTCCCGCTGCGACCCTCCGAGGTGAGGCGGTTGGTATCCGTGCTAACACACGAAACCCGGATGCTGCAGGCAAGGCCAACGCGTTCCTTGACGCGCCTACTAGCGCAGCTATGGCACGTTTCATAGAGGTGTTGAAAGAGACCGAAGGTGTGCGAGTGGTGCGTGCGGACCTTCTTAACCGTGCAATGGGTGTGTTACGCAAGCACGTGTTACATCCAGACATTTCATTAGGAGAAGCCGCAGACAAGTATCATCGAGAATTTCGATACAAGGGTCGCTTAGCAAGTGGGCGGCGCAAGCTTATTGGGACTACGCTCTTAGTTAAGGGGTTGGAGTTTGATCATGCCATCGTCTTAGACGCGACATCCCTCTCGAAGAAAGAACTGTATGTTGCGCTTACGCGCGGGGCTCGTTCTTTGACAGTGATATCAACAAACCCTGTGCTTAGTCCCTTAGAGTAG
- a CDS encoding AAA family ATPase yields the protein MRIRHLLVSNFRGVRELDWPVPNRNVVCLAGRGDSTKSTILEALRRVFHPQWNLAFDDADFYLCNPAHPISIEAILGDLPDSFRDLEKYGQSLSGWNHEALTRMDDPGDFEEVLRVRLKVAEDLEPAWTVIKRDEDDGIPFRANDRAKVAVSLIGTISDRHLTWSRGSILSQLTESENISSSLVGVTRAAKSALEARRALDLIGFDEVAGTAEDTARTLGVNVVTSYKAHLDNDAVNVRIAGLALHDGDIPLRLLGLGSKRMLTTGLQRQALRTPHITLFDEVEVGLEPHRIARLLQHIKQDETGQYFLTTHSPVVLRELTVNDLQIVHCAGGNIKVVPANRPPISDSIQGKIRSNAEVFLARKIIVCEGATEVGFLRGLDDYWGGFHGWESFAYLGIALYDVGGASNIKEIAENLKFLGYDIAVFADSDAPELFSEAHTGELRNAGISVIKWDDELSIEERVFADIPWAGVIASFNTACEIKGDDARLLDQVRTQFGQGFDCDVTAWADTQQLRTALGRAAKVSGWFKRQSWSREWAAAVSVHLADVSISESDLIRQLTSMRDWIDSV from the coding sequence ATGCGGATACGTCATTTATTGGTTAGCAACTTTCGAGGTGTTCGTGAGCTCGACTGGCCGGTTCCGAACCGAAATGTTGTATGTCTGGCTGGGCGCGGAGATTCGACAAAATCGACAATTCTTGAAGCTTTGCGGCGCGTCTTTCATCCACAATGGAATTTGGCTTTCGATGATGCCGATTTTTATCTTTGCAACCCTGCCCATCCAATTTCGATTGAGGCCATCCTAGGTGACCTGCCGGATTCATTTCGCGATCTAGAAAAGTACGGTCAATCGCTGTCTGGTTGGAATCATGAGGCGCTAACTCGTATGGATGATCCTGGTGATTTTGAAGAAGTACTTAGGGTTCGTCTTAAAGTAGCGGAAGACCTTGAGCCGGCCTGGACGGTAATAAAAAGAGATGAAGATGACGGCATTCCTTTTCGTGCGAATGACCGAGCAAAAGTCGCAGTGAGTCTAATAGGTACTATTTCTGATCGGCATCTCACATGGTCTCGTGGCTCGATCCTTAGCCAGCTCACCGAAAGTGAGAACATTTCTTCATCTTTGGTCGGTGTGACACGCGCAGCAAAAAGCGCTTTAGAGGCTCGGCGTGCTCTGGACTTAATTGGGTTTGACGAGGTAGCAGGAACTGCTGAAGACACCGCTCGAACACTTGGTGTCAATGTTGTCACGTCCTATAAGGCACACCTTGATAATGATGCCGTCAATGTCCGAATAGCAGGTCTTGCCCTGCATGACGGTGATATACCCCTGCGATTGCTCGGGCTTGGTTCTAAGCGCATGCTGACAACTGGCTTGCAGAGACAAGCGCTTCGGACACCGCATATCACTCTTTTTGATGAAGTGGAGGTCGGGCTTGAGCCTCATCGGATTGCGCGCCTTCTGCAGCATATTAAGCAGGATGAAACAGGTCAGTATTTCTTAACCACCCATTCGCCAGTCGTGTTACGCGAACTGACAGTTAATGATCTGCAAATTGTCCATTGTGCCGGTGGTAACATTAAGGTGGTGCCTGCTAATAGACCCCCAATATCCGATTCAATTCAGGGTAAAATTCGCTCAAACGCTGAGGTTTTTCTTGCGCGTAAGATCATCGTTTGCGAAGGGGCCACCGAAGTTGGTTTTCTACGTGGCCTAGATGATTATTGGGGGGGATTCCATGGCTGGGAGTCCTTTGCATATCTTGGAATTGCACTATACGACGTAGGCGGAGCAAGCAATATCAAGGAGATAGCCGAGAATCTAAAGTTCCTCGGCTATGATATTGCGGTCTTTGCGGATTCCGATGCGCCTGAACTCTTTTCGGAAGCGCACACTGGTGAACTCCGTAACGCCGGGATCAGTGTCATAAAGTGGGATGATGAACTGTCAATTGAAGAACGGGTCTTCGCAGATATCCCATGGGCTGGCGTAATCGCATCCTTTAACACAGCGTGTGAGATTAAAGGTGATGATGCCCGCCTACTTGATCAGGTGCGGACCCAGTTTGGTCAGGGTTTTGACTGTGATGTGACGGCATGGGCCGACACTCAGCAACTTCGGACCGCCCTCGGCAGGGCGGCTAAGGTTAGCGGCTGGTTCAAGCGGCAAAGCTGGAGTCGCGAATGGGCAGCAGCTGTTTCTGTCCATTTGGCAGATGTTAGCATTAGTGAGAGCGATCTGATTCGGCAGCTTACTAGTATGAGGGACTGGATCGATAGTGTGTGA